In Cytophagia bacterium CHB2, a single genomic region encodes these proteins:
- a CDS encoding thymidine phosphorylase, whose translation MNAVEIIQKKRDGHALSADEIQFVISAYLANKVPDYQMSSLLMAIYFRGMDDHETVALTQLMRDSGVVLKHSHISAPKVDKHSTGGVGDKVSLILAPLMAAAGLAVPMISGRGLAHTGGTLDKLEAIPGFQTQLSLERFQQLTASIGTCLIGQTENICPADRRIYALRDVTGTVPSMPLICASILSKKLAEGIDALVLDVKAGNGAIFPDVASAEELATRLIRTAKHFNLPVIALLTGMSQPLGNTIGNWVEVREAIEVLHGGGPQDTRRVTLALGAAMLKAVGKIQQLHEGVKPLEKLLDSGAGWKKFLEIVKAQQGEIKFVEHPDRYPKPRHTLAVKAAQSGHVAQIDARTLGHLSMTLGAGRVEVNHKVDPLAGMTLYKKVGDPVSAGEMLALLQSSTVAVEANIAARVQQSFVIADHAVTPPPLLIAMLDETGRHALTGI comes from the coding sequence ATGAACGCGGTTGAGATCATTCAAAAAAAACGCGACGGCCACGCCCTCTCTGCGGATGAAATCCAATTCGTCATCTCGGCCTATCTCGCCAACAAAGTCCCTGATTATCAGATGTCATCGCTGTTGATGGCGATTTATTTCCGCGGCATGGATGATCATGAAACCGTGGCGTTGACGCAGTTGATGCGTGATTCCGGAGTGGTGCTGAAGCATTCCCACATCTCTGCTCCGAAAGTCGACAAGCACAGCACCGGCGGTGTGGGCGACAAGGTTTCTCTCATACTCGCGCCACTGATGGCCGCTGCCGGCTTGGCCGTGCCGATGATCTCCGGCCGCGGCCTGGCGCACACCGGCGGCACGCTCGACAAACTGGAGGCCATTCCCGGTTTTCAAACACAGCTTTCGCTTGAACGATTTCAACAGCTCACGGCGAGTATCGGCACGTGTTTGATCGGGCAAACCGAAAACATTTGTCCGGCCGATCGCCGTATTTATGCGTTGCGCGATGTCACCGGCACCGTGCCTTCGATGCCCTTGATCTGCGCCAGCATTCTCAGCAAAAAACTCGCGGAAGGCATCGATGCCTTAGTTTTGGATGTGAAAGCCGGTAACGGCGCGATTTTTCCGGATGTCGCATCCGCGGAAGAATTGGCAACGCGACTCATTCGCACGGCAAAGCATTTCAATCTCCCGGTGATTGCATTGCTGACCGGCATGTCACAGCCGTTAGGCAACACGATCGGCAACTGGGTGGAGGTGCGAGAAGCAATAGAGGTGTTGCACGGCGGCGGTCCGCAGGACACGCGCCGCGTCACATTGGCTTTGGGTGCGGCAATGCTGAAAGCGGTGGGAAAGATTCAGCAATTGCACGAAGGCGTAAAACCTCTTGAAAAATTGTTGGACAGCGGCGCGGGGTGGAAAAAGTTTTTGGAGATCGTCAAAGCCCAGCAGGGGGAAATTAAGTTTGTGGAACATCCGGATCGCTATCCCAAGCCGCGGCACACGCTGGCGGTGAAGGCCGCCCAAAGCGGCCATGTTGCGCAAATTGATGCGCGCACGCTTGGGCATTTATCCATGACTCTCGGCGCGGGCCGGGTTGAAGTCAATCATAAAGTTGATCCCTTGGCAGGCATGACTTTGTACAAGAAAGTTGGCGATCCGGTGTCTGCCGGTGAAATGCTGGCGTTGCTGCAAAGCTCAACGGTTGCGGTGGAGGCAAACATTGCAGCACGAGTTCAGCAAAGTTTTGTGATCGCCGATCACGCGGTCACGCCGCCGCCCTTGCTGATTGCGATGTTGGATGAAACAGGCAGGCATGCCCTCACTGGAATTTAG